GTCTTTAAAAACCTATTCCAACAACAGTAACTTGAAAAGATCTATTGTAGTAGGTGTTATTGGTTATCCAAATGTCGGTAAATCTTCTGTAATTAACGCACTTTTAGCTCGCCGCGGTGGCCAGTCTAAGGCTTGTCCAGTCGGTAATGAAGCTGGTGTTACCACTTCTTTAagagaaatcaaaattgacaataaattgaagattttaGATTCGCCTGGTATATGTTTCCCAAGTgagaataagaaaaggtCGAAGGTTGAACACGAAGCTGAATTGGCTCTTCTAAACGCCCTACCGGCAAAACACATTGTTGATCCATATCCAGCTGTCTTGACGTTAGTAAAGAGACTAGCTAAATCTGATGAAATGACAGAGAGTTTTAAAAAACTTTATGAAATTCCTCCTATTCCCGCTAATGATGCTGATACCTTCACAAAACATTTCTTGATTCACGTCGCTCGTAAAAGAGGTAGATTAGGGAAGGGCGGTATTCCAAACCTTGCCAGTGCCGGACTTTCTGTCTTAAATGACTGGAGGGACGGTAAGATTCTTGGTTGGGTTTTACCAAATGCATCGATAGCTGCATCTCAACAAgataaacaaaatttaAGCACCATAAGCACCGGTACCAAACAAGCTCCAACTCCAACAAATGAGTCCACCATTGTATCCGAATGGtccaaagaatttgatTTAGATGGATTGTTTAGCTCTCTTGATAAAGCTATAGATGCAAGCAAAGACCAAGATGCAATGATGGAATAAATAAGTCATATATAAGatcatttttatataaggggtttttcttttcttcaactttcaataatattgctGTAAATTATACATGTGTTTTCATTCTCATCATTATTCATCtgagtttctttttttttttttttggtttcatTGATTGCTCACAGGAACGACACATAGTGCCCACAGTACCAGGATATGCCACAACGCAAAATGAATGACAGAGACATCATGAACTATAAAGTTGGAGACAGACTCAAAATTGGTGGATATTTTTGTACAATCAAATTTATTGGTTACATTAAGCCGTGGCCTTCAATTAAGGCTTATGGCGTAGAATGGGATAATCACAGTCGGGGAAAGCATTCTGGAACGATAGATGGTATACGCTACTTCGACGTTCACTATCCTAATTCAGgatcatttttgaaagaatccAGGATTAAAGATCCCAGTATACGCAGAATCAAGTTTTACGAAGCACTGTCAGAAAAGTATGGAAGTTCAAGTAGCAACATTAATAACCTATCTATAGGCAATAAGAAGATTGAAACTTTGGGCTTTCATGAACTGGATgtaaaaaatagaaattttaagaacttaaagaaaatagtaCTACGAGATTCAGATATTGCCTTAATATCCCGAAACCAAAATGAGTTGAAGTGCGTGATTCAAGAATGTATGAATGTCAGGGAACTTGATTTATCGCTAAATCTTTTCACGAATATTGATTCATTATGCCAGTTCATAGAACCTTTGAAAAGCTTAGAGACCCTCAATATATCACAGAATAGATTCTCAGAAGGTTGGCATGACTTGAAGCAATATGATCTATCACATATCAAAACTTTGTATGTGTCTTCGTGCGATTTCAGCTGTGAGGATGTCGGTAAGCTACTTAGAATTTTCAATGCATTGAAAAGGTTGGATTTGAGTTATAACAAGTTGAGTAGTGGAGAAATCCAAAATATAAGGGCAGAAATACCGCGCACTTTAGAGGAGTTGAATATTAGCGGGAATAATCTTACATCGTTTCCACAATTTCCAGTATACttggaattgaaaaatttaaacaTCTCCGATAATCAAATCTCTGAGACACCGGATATTGTTGTTCATTCTATTGAATCGTTAGATATAACAGACAATAAATTTAAAAAGAGAAGTGTGATAGATGAACTGAATATGGCATTTCCTTCACTGAAAAGTATTCATTTGAGTGGCAATGACTTGCAGTATAATGGAGGCGATCTTgacattgaagaagaggctATTTTTTACGAATTACTGGCAAGGTTTGATCATGTGGTAGTGTTGAACGGATCAATATgtgataaaaaaacaagaagagaagCTGAAATGTATTTTATCTCCAAAGTTATGAATAATGAACTGAACTATGATATCAGTCTGCCACGTTGGTCAAGCCTTCTTGAGTCGTATGACATAGATACGAGTAAACTAAATATGAGTAGAAGCAGAGAAATGCGTCAATCTtctgttttgaaaataaaggtTAGGCTTGGTAATGAACCGTATAGTGATTCAGAGTATTGGATACTTCCTAGTTTTACAGTACGGTATGTCAAGAGTATAATATGTCGAAAGCTAAAACTAGACATACTGAAGGTCAAGCTGTTTCATGAGAATTCTAAAGGAATGCGAAACGAAATTGATTATAATTTCCGTCTCTTTTCAGACTTTAATGTGGTGAACGGAGACGTTATTCATGTCTACATCCCTAGCAAATAGCATGACAACAACAGATTAACAACCCATTATACTAATAGAAGTCTAGTCAAGCGAGGTTATGAAAACACTCCGAAATTAGGAAATAGCCATGCAGATTATAAGCAATGCTAGTGTAATATTTTCTTAGTTTATTTTGTTACTTAAGTAGGCAAATTTTAAAGTAGTATTGAACGGTTTTATTAGTTACTCAACGCTGAAATTCCATAAAGGATCGCCCAGGTGGTGAATCAGTTCTATGGAATGGCCTTTGTTTATAGACTTAATCTCTTCGGTACTCATCATCAGTTCACCAATAGCTAAtgcattttctttattttcagcATTGATAGCTACAACCGTACCTTTCTCGTAACCTGGAGCGGATGGCAAGTCAGCACCCGCAGATGTTAAACCAGGGCACATAATGTTAGCACCTGAGAGAACAAATTTAATGGCACCTCTATCAACCTGAACAGTCGGATAAGCTTCTGGAAATTTATGTACTAATTTTAGGCTTGGAATCAGCTCATcgaatttttggaaaaaaagaacttcaCCATCAACGGTATACAATTGAATTTTGTCTTCACATTTGATCAACTCAATTTGACTTTTTTTAGGAATTAGTTCGTCAATAACGTCTTCCAGTTTTGGATACTGCTTCACGAGTTTGGCCTTCAATGTTCTTTGAATGGAAGATTTAACTTTTGAACGTGAATGGACGTCTTCCTTTGTGAATCTATTGGTGATGATGTTAGTATATGTTCATTCACTCAAAGGTGCCCAACGAACCGTTTATATAATCAATGAGTTTAACAAGGTTCATCTTCGTGCTAAACATACTTTCTGAACATTTTCTCCTTGCTGTTTTGTTTCAACGTCTTTATATTCTTCTATATTGTTTCAGAAAGGTTATTGCAAAATCGAGATTTTTTACttagatattttttcataccgtattttttttcgtcaATTTTACACCCTCGAACAAAAAGTGGATTTTTCCATGAATTCGATGCAAAATGTTCACAATAGCGGTCATGTATTGATGGTACATTACGATAATTGAGATTGTGTTATGTACTTATGATGTATTAAGATGATTGAAATTGTGTTTAGTACTTGTCTATGAAGCGCACTGCCTAATTACGGATTAAAATTCTTAGACAAAGTTTATATATCAGCAGAAAAGACAGGCAGATAAAACTGAGGATACCTCCAGCCCACCATTTCAATGGCTATCATACTATATGTGTACAATTTCCAACTTCCGTAATATGAACTCACATTAAAGAACTTggtgaaaaaagagaagaatatAACTGGGCCTACGATTGAATGTTTCAGTCTGATAGCCCTACCCTATTCTCTGATACtacttccaaaaaaaaagtctcTTTGAAAGCATAAATATcgtaaaagaaatattccAAAAATTCCCTACATAGTCTTGAAGTATTCAAAAGCGAACACCGATAAACGACCATGAGGAGACGGTCTGGTTTATAATTAAATTTCAACCAGCAAAAACACAATCTCGGACGAATCCTCACTGATATGCGTATTTCCCGTGCATAAGGATGGAGTATTTAAGGGAAGAGTAATTGTAAAATAACTGTACCAAAGATACTAAGGAGAACAGTCAGATGAAGTTAATTCTGTAGTTTGTTCTATTTATACtcaggaaaaaaattcaaaaaccgAATTTTTTATATCACTATACACGATATGATACTGTTGGAATTCATCTAATATTCTATTGAATTGTAGTTTATAAAAGTGAGATAATGGTAATGTAGACCCCATATTTTTTAAGAGCTCTTATATTCCTCAAACGCGCTGATGATGTCGTTCTTTGTGAAGCGGATATTTGTTCCCCTGTAGTGCTTATCAACCACTGTGTATAGTTTCAGGTATAATGAAACGGTTTGACCTTGTATGCATGACCACAGCTTGTCACATAAAGCGTTATTAATGGCGTCTTCTTGGTGACAACCAAAATCATTTACCATGTGACTGTGAAGCCTTGCTACCAAGGTTTCAATTTCATGAGAAGTGTATGCTAAAAGAATGTTCTCTAAATTCTGCCTGCTATATGCGGCCCATCTTGACGGATTGGTCATGTTCACGTTGTTGGTGTTTTCAATGATGTTGCTTACACCGTAAACAAAAGCTGTCAACTTAGGCATAGTATCACGGAGTAAAAAGGAAGCATAGGATTCTCTTTCAACATCAAAGActttttttacattttGCAATGACGTGTCAAATATACCATCCTTATTGAAGTTCAACATGGAGAGCATTTCTGTTAACCAATTGCTATTTACTAAGAGAGAAATTGTTTCCATGTAATCATTATTTAAAGCAGTGGTGTCTGATAAACTTGGGTTGATGTTAGAATTACCTTCTTTGTGAGCTATTGATTGTGTAGCAGCCACACTTAACTTCCTGAAGCTTGAACTCATCAATTCGATGGACTCATAGTTGTCATCGATATCCTTAATATCCATAGCACTCTTCgtaaatttgaataaatcttctgaatttttcaaatctacTGGTAAATCGACTATAGCTGGAATAATTTCTCCATTAGTTGTTGCGTTAGaagttctttcaaaatacaAAACTTGTTCGTCAATGTTATCTGACCACACTTGTTTTATTTGCGTGTATACTCTCGTCACTGCAGATAATAAGAACTCGTGGTTCGATGATTCTAAgcttttgatttcattcTCCAAGTAAAGGGTTAAAGCGGGGGCTACTGTTGGCTCAGTTTTTACTAATTCTACAAAATATGAGGATAATCTAGTAACAATAGGTTGGAATATTCTTGAAACTAGCTGAGTTTCAATAACTGCTGCTTCTCGGTCAGACTGCATCACTCTCACAGCATCCAATAATATCGGAGGAGTATCTGGATCATTAAAATGCTTGATATAGGTTTCAAAGTTATGTTTTGAAGATATATGGAAAAATACTTCCACAAAATTTTGGTAAACAATACACTCCTGTCTTATAACTTGAATGCACTCAGTAAGgagagaaaatttttccttgAAAACTGGGTTGGCATCATTAATCTTCCTCTCTTTCCTAAAGGTGTTCCATTGCTGTAGTAGCTGGTTTAAACTTAATTTACTCATTCTATCATGGTTCACATCAATGCTTTCCAATtgtgatattttttttgtccaCAATTCCATATATATTGGTTGGATATTGATGTTCCAGTTTTCTACAATGGTCTGATATGATTTTTGTGAGATTTCTTTACAGAAAAGTATTAACGGAGAGAATATTAGCAAAGTTGTTAAAATTCTAATCATTTGGTCGTGTGAGATATCTTGACCATGAATATTGGAaaacttcttttccatttcttccaCAATTCTGTCAATAAATATCTTGGTAACCTTTTCATAAAATTGAAGCCTCTGTTTTAACCCTGAAATTTCTCTCAGGTTATATTCtacttcattttcatcactGCCGATTGCTTGGAAGgctttcaataataaattcaattgATTTTCCATCCATGGCAGGTTTTTCTCTCTTATTGGACATTCTAGTAATTGATTTAACGAGACTTCATCAAGTGAGACAGTTTTTAAAAGTTCATCAAGTGTGCTCCACAAGAGTTTTTTGTTGGCACTTTCAACTTGTAGTCCGTTATCTTGACTCTCTAcgttttcaatatcattagAAAAATTACTCATCTCCATTaaaaataaggaaaatGTAGGAATTATCCGGTGGCATTCCTCGCTGACCTTATTTTCATAAGGTTCAAGATTAGGTCCGATTTGCTGCAGAGATAGTAAATTTTGGTTGAAAGAATATTCAGCTTCGGCCAGTCTCATGTCAATTCTTTCAATCATACTATCTGCATCATCTTCGATAGTCCAGTTGATATCTGTCAATATTTCTAATAAAACCTCATCATCAATgctttccatttttctgGTCTCTTCTTTAAGGTCAACTAATACGTCagatttgttttcttctggaagaattattttcttggaaaCTGTGGGCGTTTCTTCTTGGATAATCGATACTTCATGGTACACGTGAGAAACTTCACCCTCGAAATTTTTACTATACCTAATTTCATCCCccttttcaaatgaaaGATCGTTCTTCTCATCTTGATACTCCTCTGATATATTAGATGTACTTAAACCTGCTATCTCATCGTCTAAACTGATTGAATCATTTAAATCGCTTCCGTTAAGAGCCTCGACTTTAGCAATATTTAGTGGTTTTTTTAATTGATCCCGAGCTCTAGCAGTACTCCTCTCGGGTATATGAGCACTGTTTTGCATGATTGGCGTGGTTTCTGTGTCTTCTCCCAAAACTGCATTTAAGTCCTCTAAAAGGTTATCAACTTTACCGTTGATTTCTTGAGCAtaattttcatcttctgattTGTTCCTAgtactcttttctttctcctcTTTCTCAGCAAGCGCCTCttgctcttcttttctttgtctctctaaaatttcttgttcCCTTTGTCTTCTTTCTAGATCCAATAGTTCTCTCTCTTTGTTTAGGCGTTGCTCTTCTTCAAACTGCTGTTGGCGTTCCAACtccattttccttttttgttcttcttcttcaatttgcCGTTGGAGTTCCAATTCCAGTtctatttgttttttccgttcttcttgctttattctcttttcttcttctagtcTTTTGATCTCATTTTCCTTCTGTAACTGcatctttctttgatcttCAGAACGTCTTTGTTCAGCctcttgttgttgctgttgttgctcTTGTTCGTATCTCCTATTTACCTCATTCAGAGTCGAATTGGAAGAGTAGGGGGGCTTATTTAAAGACTTGGTTCCGGGATGATATGTAGTACCAGTTGGTGTGGCCACTGGAATATTTCCTTCTGTTTCAGATCTTCTGGTCCTATCAAAAGATGTTGAAGAAGGGACAGAACCCATCGATTTGGCACTGTTGACTGCAAAATTACTTGTAGGCGATTTTATGGGAGATATGGGTCCAGCACGATTCGTGATAACAGCCCTATGATAACTTCTCTCATCGAGATAAAAGAGGGATAAATCCCAATTAACTAGTTCAGGAACATGGCCTTCGAATGTCTGGATGTATAAAGTGATTaaagatttgataaaaacgGTTCTTTCCTTGGCAGAATTCGTTTCCCAGTAGTACTTTTTACCCATAGTAAGAATGAACCCTTCAGAGATATCCAAGTCCTTCTCTACTCTAACTAGTTCATTCAGTTGCCAGGTTCTACCGATTTGGAAGGAACCATCTGAATTTTCTCTTGCTTTATGAATTTGTATGAGCTTAGGATTATTGGGTTTGGCACTTAGAATAAGAagtcttttctttttgttttccagTCTTGAATCTGGAGGAGGTTTTGAACTTGGGAATTTTGAGTCTTCAATGATCCGTACGTGTGTAATATAATTGCTTGGCGGCTCGCCTGTCTTGTGATCAGGTCTTGAAAAGCAACAATTAATTATAGCTTTCCTATCCCTTTCATATTGTTCGGCTAGGAAATTCGAACTTTGAGAGGAATTGGAAGCTCTTGAAACATTTCTCTTATGCGAGTAATTGCCACCAGAAATAGGCGGTGCAGAGGAGGGTATTGCACCCTGACTAACATTTCTAGAATGGTGAGCACTGCTACCTGATATCGTTCTCTTGTGAAAGAATGATGTGTTTTCATCGTGCGATGTTTCACGACTATGGGACTTCCTTTTGAAAGGAGACTTCGAGGACCTCATAATACAGAATCGATTGCGTATTCTTACTAATATCAGAATATACTTGGCACAGACTCGATTCCTATATCCCCTTTTCTTCATGGGCAAAGTTGCTATTGTCGTTACGAACATTTACCAAACTGGTACTCGCTCTATTAATACCGGGTGACATGGTCTCACAAGCACGGTTCTCAAAAAGcaaggaaaaattttctaacCTTGCAAGGTGAGATTTAGGATGATAAGCAACTGCCTTTCAGTTCTTAACGTACAGTGTCTCCTAAATAATTCAGGTTTtatcattgttattattataatgTCTGTCGATTTCAACACTTTGGCTCAAAACTTCACTCAATTTTACTATAATCAATTTGATACCGATAGAAGTCAATTGGGTAACTTATATAGAAATGAATCCATGTTGACTTTTGAAACTAGTCAATTGCAAGGTGCAAAAGACATTGTTGAGAAGTTAGTCTCTTTGCCCTTTCAAAAAGTCCAACATCGTATCACTACCTTGGATGCACAACCTGCTTCTCCAAATGGCGATGTCTTGGTTATGATTACCGGTGATCTGTTGATTGACGAAGAACAGAATCCACAGCGTTTTTCTCAAGTTTTCCATTTGATTCCTGATGGAAACTCTTACTATGTGTTCAATGATATTTTCCGCTTGAATTACTCTGCTTAAGAATCTTCGAAGTTACAATCAGAACGtatattatctttctttggAGTATTGTGTAGCATAAACAAAGATGTATAAGGTGGTagtggaaaagaaaacatatatatatatatatatgtatatataacgTTCTTCAAATGTATTGCTTCAATATTGCCCTTCGATCCTTTTGAGCTTGCTTGGCGGGAATGCCACCCTTAATGTCGTCAGCGACAAGTAAATCCACTTCAactgatttttcaatatagGCAATTAATTTCGAAACGTCTGTTTCCTGTACTGGTATGCGGACTATTCCGTTGTTGTCTCCAATGATATAGTCACCAGGACATATCAATTGAGTCACACCGTCACTTGTTAGGATTTCCAACTGTACATTGATGCCCACGGCCTTAACTGCAGCTTTTGGAGCGCAAGATCCAACACCGTAAGCAAAGACGGGGTGACTTAAATTCCGGTGCTCATCTACATCTCTAATGCGTCCAAATACCACTGTCCCATTAGATTTCAAGAATTGTGCCCTCGTACTCATCAACCCTCCGTATATTGCTTGAGTAATTTTAACAAATGGATGGAATTGACTTTGTAAATGAGATTCCAGTGCGAGAACAAGCACCGAGTCAGGAGGTACAAAATCTATATAGTTCACGGCTGGTCTCGGGTCATCGATAGGTGCAAATAAGACTGTGTATGCAGAACCTGCTATCGATGTATTTGGAGGTAGGAAAACTGCTGTTAGATTGGGGAAATAGCCACCCGTTGGGATATTATAGACATTCAATAATCCGTCAGAAATATCGCAGGTTGAAAATGTGCTTAACTTTTGCAGAGTTGACATTATGAATGGTACTTTTTCATTGCTGCCCTTTTATCCCCCAATTCTTCCAGTTTGTGAAGTGAAGAGATAACATGTCAAAGTTTTTCTCGGCTAATAGATAGAttacatatttttttacttgGTGCAAGGGTTCTACTACTTGCACTAGTAATTCGTAAGGGCAGTCAGTGTACTAGTGGTGCTCATCTCAATTCTGGCTCCTGGCAATGCAGGGTTGATGATTGCATCCCAAAAGCAGCTTGACTCGGGCACTTTCACTACTTTTATCGTATATATTGTTGGAGGTACTCTCCAACTTCAAGGAGCAAGATGTTCAGTCGTTTTTTGCCTTTGTATTAGTTCCGTTTGCTTTGATGAACAGAAAGTGTGTGTTGAATAACATTCACATTCGAATCtatatttctttataatttttttactgtTGTTCTTCCGTGTATATGACATTGGTGTCAAGTTCATGGAGCTAAATGTAAACTAATATGGAGACGGCCTAATTGTGCAGGTGCTATTTAGGAAAGCAAATGAACTTTTTAGACCAAGTTGTCATAATTCGAGTTAACTTATTTTTAAACATGTTCACtctttgataataatgtttacTATTCAATCCAATGTTTACACTCATGGACCTTCGGTACCCTGTGCGGCTACACGTTAACTCGCGTAGCAAAGGTACCATAAACGCCGTCAAGCTGCATGGATTTGCTCAGTTGAAAACTGGGAATATAGATTACAaaatccttttctttagatttacaagaacaagttattttcattttcagcTTTTGGCCTTACTCCAAAGAGTGGGGTATAAAAGTGCCAAGAGGCTTCTTCGATTCTTTGCGTTGCCTACTAGATGGCTACCTCGCCGCACGTATACATACTTACAAGTATCTCGACTTACCTTTTTGCTTAATATTGCCTCTattgttttacttttacttcaaaattttatcGTTATTATCATTCCTGTTCATGTCATGCCAAATAGAATCTACAAATCAATCAATTTGCATTGTTTTTACTCTGTATTACACTTAGACCTACCCGCCTCCCTCTATTGTTATTCGAATAGAGGACAGAAATAAGTGCtgcaagaacaaaaaatggCAGCTGGTCGTCTCTCAAGGATATTAATCCTTAATGAAAATAGGGTTTTTACACAGCAACGGTTTTCGAATGCTTCAGGTAACATGCTCAACACTTTGCTTCATTCCTCATAAAGGGTGTAAACAAAACGGTACGCCATTGCCAAAAATAGTAAGGCCCAGCCGACAACCTGCAGCACAAGAGTGAACCGTCTTGATCTAACTTGTGTAGCATACACTGCTCCCAACGAATGACAGAAAGCATCGACAGATCTAATGAGGTTCAAATTTCTCAGGGGAAATCTCTATACGACGGCTAGAAACGGCACTTTTCCGAGCGCGTCTTGAAGCATAATAAAGAGAACCCCAGACCCGTTTTAGTGCCTATTTTGGTGCCTGTGCCTGGCCAGATCCGTCCTTCCTCGCGTTTATAGTAAAGAACGAAGTTTTGGGTTTTTACAGAATCGTTTAAGGAACCCAACAATAcaatagagaaaagaatgcGCTCTCTCGTTCCATAAAGGGTCTTATTTCGCCTATACGGTTGGTACAGATTTTCAGTGTAT
This genomic stretch from Saccharomyces mikatae IFO 1815 strain IFO1815 genome assembly, chromosome: 5 harbors:
- the PAC2 gene encoding Pac2p (similar to Saccharomyces cerevisiae PAC2 (YER007W); ancestral locus Anc_7.151) is translated as MPQRKMNDRDIMNYKVGDRLKIGGYFCTIKFIGYIKPWPSIKAYGVEWDNHSRGKHSGTIDGIRYFDVHYPNSGSFLKESRIKDPSIRRIKFYEALSEKYGSSSSNINNLSIGNKKIETLGFHELDVKNRNFKNLKKIVLRDSDIALISRNQNELKCVIQECMNVRELDLSLNLFTNIDSLCQFIEPLKSLETLNISQNRFSEGWHDLKQYDLSHIKTLYVSSCDFSCEDVGKLLRIFNALKRLDLSYNKLSSGEIQNIRAEIPRTLEELNISGNNLTSFPQFPVYLELKNLNISDNQISETPDIVVHSIESLDITDNKFKKRSVIDELNMAFPSLKSIHLSGNDLQYNGGDLDIEEEAIFYELLARFDHVVVLNGSICDKKTRREAEMYFISKVMNNELNYDISLPRWSSLLESYDIDTSKLNMSRSREMRQSSVLKIKVRLGNEPYSDSEYWILPSFTVRYVKSIICRKLKLDILKVKLFHENSKGMRNEIDYNFRLFSDFNVVNGDVIHVYIPSK
- the TMA20 gene encoding translation machinery-associated protein 20 (similar to Saccharomyces cerevisiae TMA20 (YER007C-A); ancestral locus Anc_7.152), whose product is MFRKFTKEDVHSRSKVKSSIQRTLKAKLVKQYPKLEDVIDELIPKKSQIELIKCEDKIQLYTVDGEVLFFQKFDELIPSLKLVHKFPEAYPTVQVDRGAIKFVLSGANIMCPGLTSAGADLPSAPGYEKGTVVAINAENKENALAIGELMMSTEEIKSINKGHSIELIHHLGDPLWNFSVE
- the SEC3 gene encoding GTP-Rho binding exocyst subunit SEC3 (similar to Saccharomyces cerevisiae SEC3 (YER008C); ancestral locus Anc_7.154), whose amino-acid sequence is MRSSKSPFKRKSHSRETSHDENTSFFHKRTISGSSAHHSRNVSQGAIPSSAPPISGGNYSHKRNVSRASNSSQSSNFLAEQYERDRKAIINCCFSRPDHKTGEPPSNYITHVRIIEDSKFPSSKPPPDSRLENKKKRLLILSAKPNNPKLIQIHKARENSDGSFQIGRTWQLNELVRVEKDLDISEGFILTMGKKYYWETNSAKERTVFIKSLITLYIQTFEGHVPELVNWDLSLFYLDERSYHRAVITNRAGPISPIKSPTSNFAVNSAKSMGSVPSSTSFDRTRRSETEGNIPVATPTGTTYHPGTKSLNKPPYSSNSTLNEVNRRYEQEQQQQQQEAEQRRSEDQRKMQLQKENEIKRLEEEKRIKQEERKKQIELELELQRQIEEEEQKRKMELERQQQFEEEQRLNKERELLDLERRQREQEILERQRKEEQEALAEKEEKEKSTRNKSEDENYAQEINGKVDNLLEDLNAVLGEDTETTPIMQNSAHIPERSTARARDQLKKPLNIAKVEALNGSDLNDSISLDDEIAGLSTSNISEEYQDEKNDLSFEKGDEIRYSKNFEGEVSHVYHEVSIIQEETPTVSKKIILPEENKSDVLVDLKEETRKMESIDDEVLLEILTDINWTIEDDADSMIERIDMRLAEAEYSFNQNLLSLQQIGPNLEPYENKVSEECHRIIPTFSLFLMEMSNFSNDIENVESQDNGLQVESANKKLLWSTLDELLKTVSLDEVSLNQLLECPIREKNLPWMENQLNLLLKAFQAIGSDENEVEYNLREISGLKQRLQFYEKVTKIFIDRIVEEMEKKFSNIHGQDISHDQMIRILTTLLIFSPLILFCKEISQKSYQTIVENWNINIQPIYMELWTKKISQLESIDVNHDRMSKLSLNQLLQQWNTFRKERKINDANPVFKEKFSLLTECIQVIRQECIVYQNFVEVFFHISSKHNFETYIKHFNDPDTPPILLDAVRVMQSDREAAVIETQLVSRIFQPIVTRLSSYFVELVKTEPTVAPALTLYLENEIKSLESSNHEFLLSAVTRVYTQIKQVWSDNIDEQVLYFERTSNATTNGEIIPAIVDLPVDLKNSEDLFKFTKSAMDIKDIDDNYESIELMSSSFRKLSVAATQSIAHKEGNSNINPSLSDTTALNNDYMETISLLVNSNWLTEMLSMLNFNKDGIFDTSLQNVKKVFDVERESYASFLLRDTMPKLTAFVYGVSNIIENTNNVNMTNPSRWAAYSRQNLENILLAYTSHEIETLVARLHSHMVNDFGCHQEDAINNALCDKLWSCIQGQTVSLYLKLYTVVDKHYRGTNIRFTKNDIISAFEEYKSS
- the NTF2 gene encoding Ran GTPase-binding protein NTF2 (similar to Saccharomyces cerevisiae NTF2 (YER009W); ancestral locus Anc_7.155) yields the protein MSVDFNTLAQNFTQFYYNQFDTDRSQLGNLYRNESMLTFETSQLQGAKDIVEKLVSLPFQKVQHRITTLDAQPASPNGDVLVMITGDLLIDEEQNPQRFSQVFHLIPDGNSYYVFNDIFRLNYSA
- the SMKI05G0860 gene encoding bifunctional 4-hydroxy-4-methyl-2-oxoglutarate aldolase/oxaloacetate decarboxylase (similar to Saccharomyces cerevisiae YER010C; ancestral locus Anc_7.158), with amino-acid sequence MSTLQKLSTFSTCDISDGLLNVYNIPTGGYFPNLTAVFLPPNTSIAGSAYTVLFAPIDDPRPAVNYIDFVPPDSVLVLALESHLQSQFHPFVKITQAIYGGLMSTRAQFLKSNGTVVFGRIRDVDEHRNLSHPVFAYGVGSCAPKAAVKAVGINVQLEILTSDGVTQLICPGDYIIGDNNGIVRIPVQETDVSKLIAYIEKSVEVDLLVADDIKGGIPAKQAQKDRRAILKQYI